A window of the Odocoileus virginianus isolate 20LAN1187 ecotype Illinois chromosome 20, Ovbor_1.2, whole genome shotgun sequence genome harbors these coding sequences:
- the PRR19 gene encoding proline-rich protein 19: MDPGEPAPKPFQQPEKPGRVRRRKTRRERNEALVGSRRPLAYQHPPVACRDPHMVLQNSVAPTAAKLVVITQGRLSRDHRGLFNHEVKSLDVARLLSSGSLESGTPALTTKSSPSPGRGQKPSLKSRGKENQVPGGSGPGPPNPPPLPDLEQLLGELQCQLILPQAFPRRNLVQEARDAIVGTLQACHGCVPDLTLVLRGCQPHLPGTEPGAPKKQRMTPSCINSPEQAPEEGRQRRRQELTFAVPPASSTPAVHRVSLAPPKGPWPPPLSSLPSPSGAAWGPPTAFDLLKSIWLVATPPPPRPWGVDPPQLLPQPPSPLLPRSSALDWSPSPPAPLPSLSWVVAQSSPEAWSFPPMRLY; the protein is encoded by the exons ATGGATCCCGGGGAGCCAGCCCCCAAGCCTTTCCAGCAGCCTGAGAAGCCTGGTCGTGTCCGCCGTCGGAAGACCAGGCGGGAGCGTAACGAGGCCCTGGTGGGCAGTCGGCGGCCATTGGCCTATCAGCATCCTCCTGTGGCCTGTCGGGATCCGCATATGGTATTGCAGAATTCTGTGGCCCCTACTGCTGCCAAGCTCGTGGTCATAACCCAGGGCCGCCTGAGCCGGGACCACCGGGGTCTCTTCAACCATGAGGTGAAATCTCTGGATGTGGCCCGGCTGCTTAGCAGTGGGTCTCTGGAGTCAGGCACCCCTGCACTCACCACCAAGTCCTCCCCAAGCCCAGGCAGGGGCCAGAAACCATCCCTGAAGTCAAGGGGCAAGGAAAACCAGGTGCCTGGAGGCTCGGGCCCAggaccccccaaccccccaccacTCCCTGACTTGGAGCAGCTGCTGGGGGAGCTGCAATGCCAGCTGATTCTGCCACAAGCCTTCCCTAGAAGGAACCTAGTTcaagaggccagggatgctatcGTGGGCACTTTACAGGCCTGCCATGGCTGTGTGCCAGACCTTACTCTGGTGCTCCGGGGCTGCCAGCCACACTTGCCAG GGACCGAGCCTGGGGccccaaagaaacaaagaatgacGCCTTCCTGCATCAACAGTCCTGAGCAGGCCCcagaggaggggaggcagaggagacgGCAGGAGCTCACCTTTGccgtgcctcctgcctccagcactCCTGCTGTGCACCGAGTGAGCTTGGCACCACCGAAAGGTCCCTGGCCACCCCCATTATCCTCGTTGCCTTCGCCATCTGGGGCAGCCTGGGGCCCCCCAACAGCCTTTGATCTACTGAAAAGCATCTGGCTAGTAGCCACACCTCCCCCTCCCCGGCCTTGGGGGGTTGACCCTCCACAACTCCTGCCCCAGCCACCGTCACCCTTGTTGCCCCGAAGCTCTGCCTTGGACTGgagccccagccccccagccccactgcccaGCCTCTCCTGGGTGGTGGCTCAGAGCAGCCCAGAGGCCTGGTCCTTTCCACCCATGAGACTGTACTGA
- the TMEM145 gene encoding transmembrane protein 145 isoform X2 has protein sequence MEPPRAPALRRLLPPLLLLLLPLPPRARAKYVRGNLSSKEDWVFLTRFCFLSDYGRLDFRFRYPEAKCCQNILLYFDDPSQWPAVYKAGDKDCLAKESVIRPENNQVINLTTQYAWSGCQVVSEEGTRYLSCSSGRSFRSVRERWWYIALSKCGGDGLQLEYDMVLTNGKSFWTRHFSADEFGILETDVTFLLIFILIFLLSCYFGYLLKGRQLLHTTYKMFMAAAGVEVLSLLFFCIYWGQYATDGIGNESLKILAKLLFSSSFLIFLLMLILLGKGFTVTRGRISHSGSVKLSVYMTLYTLTHVALLIYEAEVLCSSGHGPDRQLRDPQVGPGEDCQWNPVGDSSVCPRRVPDHDTPFSGQQELPIPRAHVADRLRWSPGPWRQPVRRQGLPAARLWECYVHQRLGAQLHGALLHTPARLLRREAGGGDSGGGGGGPEGPRGDHGRAGRGLPAPFLSVPQGGRPKLGWPDAALPAARAPDSGAAHRLHRVLQHAHGRGHRTPGLSTPARPCPMGRAPGPGRAPDPLSNSAPGSVVPGLAKPPHPARPGRGV, from the exons ATGGAGCCCCCGCGCGCGCCCGCTCTGCGCCGcctgctgccgccgctgctgctcctgctgctgccgctgccccCCCGCGCCCGGGCCAAGTACGTGCGGGGCAACCTCAGCTCCAAGGAG GACTGGGTGTTCCTGACGAGATTTTGCTTCCTCTCGGATTACGGCCGACTAGACTTCCGTTTCCGATACCCTGAG GCCAAGTGCTGTCAGAACATCCTCCTCTATTTCGATGACCCATCCCAGTGGCCAGCCGTGTACAAGGCAGGGGACAAG GACTGCCTGGCCAAGGAGTCAGTGATCAGGCCAGAGAACAACCAGGTCATCAACCTCACTACCCAGTATGCCTGGTCAGGCTGTCAG GTGGTGTCAGAGGAGGGAACTCGCTACCTGAGCTGTTCCAGTGGCCGCAGCTTCCGCTCAGTTCGTGAAAGGTGGTGGTACATTGCGCTCAGCAAGTGTGGC GGAGATGGGCTGCAGCTGGAGTATGACATGGTCCTCACCAACGGCAAATCCTTCTGGACACGGCATTTCTCTGCTGATGAGTTTG GGATCCTGGAGACGGATGTGACTTTCCTCCTCATCTTcatcctcatcttcctcctctcctgTTACTTTGGAT ATTTGCTGAAAGGTCGTCAGCTGCTACACACGACTTATAAAATGTTCATGGCTGCAGCAGGAGTGGAGG TCCTGAGCCTcctatttttctgcatctactgggGCCAGTATGCCACGGATGGCATTGGCAATGAGAGTCTGAAGATCCTGG CCAAGCTGCTCTTCTCCTCCAGCTTCCTCATCTTCCTGCTGATGCTGATCCTTCTGGGGAAGGGATTCACGGTGACACG GGGCCGCATCAGCCACTCAGGCTCGGTGAAGTTGTCTGTCTACATGACCCTGTACACCCTCACCCACGTGGCGCTGCTCATCTACGAGGCCGAG GTTCTTTGCAGTTCCGGTCATGGCCCTGATCGCCAACTTCGGGATCCCCAAGTGGGCCCGGGAGAAGATTGTCAATGGAATCCAGTTGGGGATTCATCTGTATGCCCACGGCGTGTTCCTG ATCATGACACGCCCTTCAGCGGCCAACAAGAACTTCCCATACCACGTGCGCACGTCGCAGATCGCCTCCGCTGGAGCCCCGGGCCCTGGAGGCAGCCAGTCCGCAGACAAGGCCTTCCCGCAGCACGTCTATGGGAATGTTACGTTCATCAGCGACTCGGTGCCCAACTTCACGGAGCTCTTCTCCATACCCCCGCCCGCCTCCTGC GCCGGGAAGCAGGTGGAGGAGAcagcggtggcggcggcggcggccccgaGGGGCCGCGTGGTGACCATGGCCGAGCCGGGCGCGGCCTCCCCGCCCCCTTCCTCTCGGTTCCCCAAGGCGGCCGACCCAAGCTGGGATGGCCCGACGCCGCCCTACCAGCCGCTCGTGCCCCAGACAGCGGCGCCGCACACCGGCTTCACCGAGTACTTCAGCATGCACACGGCCGGGGGCACCGCACCCCCGGTCTGAGCACCCCTGCCCGCCCCTGCCCCATGGGCCGCGCGCCGGGCCCCGGCCGGGCTCCAGATCCCCTCTCTAACTCGGCCCCAGGGTCTGTCGTCCCCGGCCTTGCCAAACCTCCCCACCCCGCGCGCCCAGGTAGGGGTGTGTAG
- the TMEM145 gene encoding transmembrane protein 145 isoform X1, with protein MEPPRAPALRRLLPPLLLLLLPLPPRARAKYVRGNLSSKEDWVFLTRFCFLSDYGRLDFRFRYPEAKCCQNILLYFDDPSQWPAVYKAGDKDCLAKESVIRPENNQVINLTTQYAWSGCQVVSEEGTRYLSCSSGRSFRSVRERWWYIALSKCGGDGLQLEYDMVLTNGKSFWTRHFSADEFGILETDVTFLLIFILIFLLSCYFGYLLKGRQLLHTTYKMFMAAAGVEVLSLLFFCIYWGQYATDGIGNESLKILAKLLFSSSFLIFLLMLILLGKGFTVTRGRISHSGSVKLSVYMTLYTLTHVALLIYEAEFFDPGQVLYTYESPAGYGLIGLQVAAYVWFSYAVLVSLRHFPEKQPFYVPFFAAYTLWFFAVPVMALIANFGIPKWAREKIVNGIQLGIHLYAHGVFLIMTRPSAANKNFPYHVRTSQIASAGAPGPGGSQSADKAFPQHVYGNVTFISDSVPNFTELFSIPPPASCAGKQVEETAVAAAAAPRGRVVTMAEPGAASPPPSSRFPKAADPSWDGPTPPYQPLVPQTAAPHTGFTEYFSMHTAGGTAPPV; from the exons ATGGAGCCCCCGCGCGCGCCCGCTCTGCGCCGcctgctgccgccgctgctgctcctgctgctgccgctgccccCCCGCGCCCGGGCCAAGTACGTGCGGGGCAACCTCAGCTCCAAGGAG GACTGGGTGTTCCTGACGAGATTTTGCTTCCTCTCGGATTACGGCCGACTAGACTTCCGTTTCCGATACCCTGAG GCCAAGTGCTGTCAGAACATCCTCCTCTATTTCGATGACCCATCCCAGTGGCCAGCCGTGTACAAGGCAGGGGACAAG GACTGCCTGGCCAAGGAGTCAGTGATCAGGCCAGAGAACAACCAGGTCATCAACCTCACTACCCAGTATGCCTGGTCAGGCTGTCAG GTGGTGTCAGAGGAGGGAACTCGCTACCTGAGCTGTTCCAGTGGCCGCAGCTTCCGCTCAGTTCGTGAAAGGTGGTGGTACATTGCGCTCAGCAAGTGTGGC GGAGATGGGCTGCAGCTGGAGTATGACATGGTCCTCACCAACGGCAAATCCTTCTGGACACGGCATTTCTCTGCTGATGAGTTTG GGATCCTGGAGACGGATGTGACTTTCCTCCTCATCTTcatcctcatcttcctcctctcctgTTACTTTGGAT ATTTGCTGAAAGGTCGTCAGCTGCTACACACGACTTATAAAATGTTCATGGCTGCAGCAGGAGTGGAGG TCCTGAGCCTcctatttttctgcatctactgggGCCAGTATGCCACGGATGGCATTGGCAATGAGAGTCTGAAGATCCTGG CCAAGCTGCTCTTCTCCTCCAGCTTCCTCATCTTCCTGCTGATGCTGATCCTTCTGGGGAAGGGATTCACGGTGACACG GGGCCGCATCAGCCACTCAGGCTCGGTGAAGTTGTCTGTCTACATGACCCTGTACACCCTCACCCACGTGGCGCTGCTCATCTACGAGGCCGAG TTCTTTGACCCGGGCCAGGTCCTGTACACCTATGAGTCGCCAGCGGGCTACGGGCTCATTGGGCTGCAGGTGGCGGCCTACGTGTGGTTCTCCTATGCTGTGCTCGTCTCCTTGCGCCACTTCCCGGAGAAGCAGCCCTTTTACGTGCCCTTCTTTGCTGCCTACACCCTCTG GTTCTTTGCAGTTCCGGTCATGGCCCTGATCGCCAACTTCGGGATCCCCAAGTGGGCCCGGGAGAAGATTGTCAATGGAATCCAGTTGGGGATTCATCTGTATGCCCACGGCGTGTTCCTG ATCATGACACGCCCTTCAGCGGCCAACAAGAACTTCCCATACCACGTGCGCACGTCGCAGATCGCCTCCGCTGGAGCCCCGGGCCCTGGAGGCAGCCAGTCCGCAGACAAGGCCTTCCCGCAGCACGTCTATGGGAATGTTACGTTCATCAGCGACTCGGTGCCCAACTTCACGGAGCTCTTCTCCATACCCCCGCCCGCCTCCTGC GCCGGGAAGCAGGTGGAGGAGAcagcggtggcggcggcggcggccccgaGGGGCCGCGTGGTGACCATGGCCGAGCCGGGCGCGGCCTCCCCGCCCCCTTCCTCTCGGTTCCCCAAGGCGGCCGACCCAAGCTGGGATGGCCCGACGCCGCCCTACCAGCCGCTCGTGCCCCAGACAGCGGCGCCGCACACCGGCTTCACCGAGTACTTCAGCATGCACACGGCCGGGGGCACCGCACCCCCGGTCTGA
- the TMEM145 gene encoding transmembrane protein 145 isoform X3, translating into MEPPRAPALRRLLPPLLLLLLPLPPRARAKYVRGNLSSKEDWVFLTRFCFLSDYGRLDFRFRYPEAKCCQNILLYFDDPSQWPAVYKAGDKDCLAKESVIRPENNQVINLTTQYAWSGCQVVSEEGTRYLSCSSGRSFRSVRERWWYIALSKCGGDGLQLEYDMVLTNGKSFWTRHFSADEFGILETDVTFLLIFILIFLLSCYFGYLLKGRQLLHTTYKMFMAAAGVEVLSLLFFCIYWGQYATDGIGNESLKILAKLLFSSSFLIFLLMLILLGKGFTVTRGRISHSGSVKLSVYMTLYTLTHVALLIYEAEFFDPGQVLYTYESPAGYGLIGLQVAAYVWFSYAVLVSLRHFPEKQPFYVPFFAAYTLWFFAVPVMALIANFGIPKWAREKIVNGIQLGIHLYAHGVFLIMTRPSAANKNFPYHVRTSQIASAGAPGPGGSQSADKAFPQHVYGNVTFISDSVPNFTELFSIPPPASCPLPRAAPDSGLPLFRDLRPPGPLRDL; encoded by the exons ATGGAGCCCCCGCGCGCGCCCGCTCTGCGCCGcctgctgccgccgctgctgctcctgctgctgccgctgccccCCCGCGCCCGGGCCAAGTACGTGCGGGGCAACCTCAGCTCCAAGGAG GACTGGGTGTTCCTGACGAGATTTTGCTTCCTCTCGGATTACGGCCGACTAGACTTCCGTTTCCGATACCCTGAG GCCAAGTGCTGTCAGAACATCCTCCTCTATTTCGATGACCCATCCCAGTGGCCAGCCGTGTACAAGGCAGGGGACAAG GACTGCCTGGCCAAGGAGTCAGTGATCAGGCCAGAGAACAACCAGGTCATCAACCTCACTACCCAGTATGCCTGGTCAGGCTGTCAG GTGGTGTCAGAGGAGGGAACTCGCTACCTGAGCTGTTCCAGTGGCCGCAGCTTCCGCTCAGTTCGTGAAAGGTGGTGGTACATTGCGCTCAGCAAGTGTGGC GGAGATGGGCTGCAGCTGGAGTATGACATGGTCCTCACCAACGGCAAATCCTTCTGGACACGGCATTTCTCTGCTGATGAGTTTG GGATCCTGGAGACGGATGTGACTTTCCTCCTCATCTTcatcctcatcttcctcctctcctgTTACTTTGGAT ATTTGCTGAAAGGTCGTCAGCTGCTACACACGACTTATAAAATGTTCATGGCTGCAGCAGGAGTGGAGG TCCTGAGCCTcctatttttctgcatctactgggGCCAGTATGCCACGGATGGCATTGGCAATGAGAGTCTGAAGATCCTGG CCAAGCTGCTCTTCTCCTCCAGCTTCCTCATCTTCCTGCTGATGCTGATCCTTCTGGGGAAGGGATTCACGGTGACACG GGGCCGCATCAGCCACTCAGGCTCGGTGAAGTTGTCTGTCTACATGACCCTGTACACCCTCACCCACGTGGCGCTGCTCATCTACGAGGCCGAG TTCTTTGACCCGGGCCAGGTCCTGTACACCTATGAGTCGCCAGCGGGCTACGGGCTCATTGGGCTGCAGGTGGCGGCCTACGTGTGGTTCTCCTATGCTGTGCTCGTCTCCTTGCGCCACTTCCCGGAGAAGCAGCCCTTTTACGTGCCCTTCTTTGCTGCCTACACCCTCTG GTTCTTTGCAGTTCCGGTCATGGCCCTGATCGCCAACTTCGGGATCCCCAAGTGGGCCCGGGAGAAGATTGTCAATGGAATCCAGTTGGGGATTCATCTGTATGCCCACGGCGTGTTCCTG ATCATGACACGCCCTTCAGCGGCCAACAAGAACTTCCCATACCACGTGCGCACGTCGCAGATCGCCTCCGCTGGAGCCCCGGGCCCTGGAGGCAGCCAGTCCGCAGACAAGGCCTTCCCGCAGCACGTCTATGGGAATGTTACGTTCATCAGCGACTCGGTGCCCAACTTCACGGAGCTCTTCTCCATACCCCCGCCCGCCTCCTGC cccctgcccCGAGCGGCACCGGATTCTGGGCTCCCGCTGTTCCGTGACCTCCGGCCCCCTGGCCCCCTCCGAGACCTCTGA